A genomic segment from Candidatus Methylomirabilis lanthanidiphila encodes:
- a CDS encoding threonyl-tRNA synthetase, with protein sequence MSETQTQSITVTLDDGRRCEFPSGVTVLTVLEAVDPAAGKETIGANVNGRLVDLRSPIEGDAHVKWISITSPEGLSMLRHSAAHLMAAAVQKLLPGSKFAIGPAIQDGFYYDIEPPRQLTPDDLPAIEAAMRELSEQRLPFVRCEVPLDGAIAKASALNQPYKIELLETIRDRAIASSQAAEQDELAHEVDPAAQRASFYTTGDFIDLCRGPHVVDTSVIRFFRLTHLAGAYWRGDERRPMLTRIYGIAFPTQEALEAHLFLLEEAKRRDHRRLGRELDLFSIQDEIGGGLVLWHPKGALVRKLIEDLWRDEHLRNGYDLVYTPHIGRAKLWETSGHLDFYQEFMYPRMEMEGNDYYVKPMNCPFHIKLFQSKVHSYRELPVRFAELGTVYRFERVGVLHGLLRVRGFTQDDAHIFCTPQQMVSEVARAVSLSLSFLASFGFDRFDAYIATRPEKAIGDQKLWDDATEALRRAADDAGLAYQIDDGGGAFYGPKIDLKVRDALGRAWQCTTIQFDFNLPERFDITYVGEDNRPHRPFMVHRAILGSLERFFGVLVEHHAGAFPVWLAPVQVRLVPVADRFQPYAQQVSGRLRALGIRTEVDVRNEKIGYKIRDAEVQKIPYILVVGEKETTSSAVSVRKRGGRDLGVMPFDQFEAAIQEELKPAVKVAIPASHEGGNIHQ encoded by the coding sequence GTGAGTGAGACGCAGACCCAATCGATTACGGTCACCCTGGACGACGGACGGCGATGTGAATTTCCGTCCGGCGTGACGGTATTGACGGTGCTGGAGGCTGTGGATCCGGCAGCCGGGAAGGAAACAATCGGGGCGAACGTCAACGGGCGTCTTGTGGATCTCCGTAGTCCCATCGAGGGCGATGCGCATGTGAAGTGGATCAGTATCACGTCGCCGGAAGGTCTGTCGATGCTCAGGCATAGCGCCGCGCACCTGATGGCCGCCGCCGTGCAGAAGCTGCTGCCGGGCTCAAAATTTGCCATCGGCCCGGCCATCCAGGATGGTTTCTACTATGATATTGAGCCGCCTCGCCAGCTTACTCCGGACGATCTGCCGGCCATTGAGGCCGCGATGCGCGAGCTCTCGGAGCAGCGGCTGCCGTTCGTCAGGTGTGAGGTCCCGCTGGATGGGGCGATTGCAAAGGCGTCGGCACTGAACCAGCCGTATAAGATCGAGCTTCTGGAGACCATCCGGGATCGAGCGATAGCTTCCTCTCAAGCTGCTGAGCAGGATGAGCTGGCACACGAGGTAGATCCTGCGGCGCAGCGGGCCAGCTTCTATACAACCGGCGACTTCATCGATCTCTGCCGTGGTCCCCACGTCGTGGACACGTCGGTGATTCGCTTCTTCAGATTGACCCATCTGGCCGGCGCATACTGGCGTGGCGACGAGCGGCGGCCGATGCTGACCCGGATCTACGGGATCGCCTTTCCGACGCAGGAGGCGCTTGAGGCGCATCTGTTTCTTCTGGAGGAGGCCAAGCGGCGCGACCATCGACGTCTGGGCCGCGAGTTGGACCTCTTCAGCATCCAGGATGAGATCGGCGGCGGACTTGTCCTATGGCATCCCAAAGGGGCGTTAGTTCGAAAGCTCATTGAGGATCTGTGGCGTGATGAACACCTTCGGAACGGCTACGATCTCGTCTATACGCCGCATATCGGGCGGGCGAAGTTGTGGGAAACCAGCGGCCATCTTGACTTTTATCAGGAGTTCATGTATCCGAGGATGGAGATGGAGGGGAACGACTATTACGTCAAGCCGATGAACTGCCCCTTCCATATCAAACTATTTCAATCCAAGGTTCACAGCTATCGAGAGCTGCCGGTGCGGTTCGCCGAGTTGGGAACGGTGTATCGCTTCGAGCGCGTCGGCGTCCTGCATGGGCTCTTGCGCGTTCGGGGGTTCACGCAGGATGACGCGCATATCTTCTGTACGCCGCAACAGATGGTGAGCGAGGTGGCCCGTGCCGTCAGCCTCAGTCTGTCTTTTCTGGCGAGTTTCGGTTTTGATCGGTTTGACGCCTACATCGCGACGCGACCCGAGAAGGCGATCGGGGATCAGAAACTCTGGGATGACGCGACCGAGGCGTTGCGCCGGGCGGCTGATGATGCAGGTCTCGCCTATCAAATCGACGATGGCGGCGGCGCCTTCTATGGGCCGAAGATCGATCTCAAAGTGAGGGACGCCTTGGGCCGAGCTTGGCAATGTACTACGATTCAGTTCGATTTTAATTTGCCGGAACGCTTTGATATTACCTACGTTGGGGAGGACAATCGGCCGCATCGACCCTTCATGGTCCACCGCGCAATTCTCGGATCGTTGGAGCGGTTTTTCGGGGTGTTGGTTGAGCATCACGCCGGCGCCTTTCCAGTCTGGCTTGCGCCGGTACAGGTACGACTGGTGCCGGTAGCAGATCGTTTTCAGCCATATGCCCAACAGGTCTCAGGGCGACTCAGGGCTCTGGGGATACGCACGGAAGTGGATGTGCGCAATGAGAAGATTGGCTACAAGATTCGAGATGCGGAAGTACAGAAGATCCCCTACATTCTAGTGGTTGGAGAAAAAGAAACGACTTCAAGCGCGGTCTCGGTACGAAAGCGCGGCGGACGAGATCTGGGCGTGATGCCGTTCGATCAATTTGAGGCCGCGATCCAAGAGGAACTGAAGCCGGCCGTGAAGGTGGCTATACCGGCTTCTCATGAAGGAGGGAACATCCATCAGTAG
- a CDS encoding Antitoxin VapB27 codes for MKAIVTIDKAGRVVLPKILRDELHLATGDTLDVTVEGERVTLCPRRTAPPLQKERGVWVFRIGEPLSAAETRATLRSIREQRARRDAGEFR; via the coding sequence ATGAAGGCGATAGTCACTATTGACAAGGCGGGCCGCGTGGTCCTGCCTAAGATCCTCAGGGACGAGCTCCACCTTGCTACCGGCGACACCCTGGACGTTACGGTGGAGGGCGAGCGAGTGACGCTGTGCCCCCGGCGGACCGCCCCGCCCTTACAGAAGGAACGCGGCGTTTGGGTGTTCCGCATCGGCGAGCCTCTTAGCGCCGCGGAAACGCGTGCAACCCTTCGCAGCATCCGGGAGCAGCGCGCTCGCCGCGACGCCGGCGAGTTTAGGTGA
- the narZ_1 gene encoding nitrate reductase, translating into MTRRLSRRDFLKLAGMAGLGTALTQEDLFAQYRYLAPVSVANPLAAYPNRDWEQIYRNIFRTDKSFVFLCCPNDTHNCLLNAFVKNNVMVRIEPTYGYGKATDLNGNKSSHRWDPRCCQKGLVLHRRLYGDRRVDGAYIRRGFKEWVDKGFPRDPTTGAAPRDLMQRGWDQWFQVSHEEAYAYHAKALHNIAKTYSGEQGKAYLLAQGYDPDMVEQAGGVGTRVMKFRGGMAKQGAVRIFGAFRMGNSMALLDHHIRGVAPEEAKGAGAWDSYSFHTDLPPGHPMVTGDQTNDFELFDVENAKLVVIWGMNWITTKMPDSHWMTEARLKGAKIATVTVEYSATASKCDEVVVIRPGTDPAFALGLAQVLIAEKRYDADFVKRFTDLPTLVRMDTLQRLQAKDLFPNYQEKSWQNWTQVIPKGKTALPTPQQNGIQVPEYLTPELADFVMWDARTNRPVAVGHDDLGAHFTTLGIDPALTGHFDVTLADGTKIVARPVFDLIQEYLNVNMTPDLCSRLTWAPKDAILTLAREIAASGGKTLIACGMGPNQFWNNDNKDRAIFLVLALAGSLGRHGGNIGSFSGNYKNTLFSGIGRWTLENPFQPQLDPTGPITTRSYLRPESMHYWANGERIMKAGNKKITTGAHLPTPTKAVWQVNSNSSLGNQKGFYDVVFNTLPRAELVVYNDWWWTASCEFSDIVYGVDSWMEFKYPDMTASNTNPFLQVYPRTPARRVFATVSDNETYLGVARELGKLTGDPRFEQMWHFIASNHVEIYLQRIIDGSAPLKGYRIEELEELAKVGIPALMNTRTYPRINSFEQVQESKPWYTKTGRLEFYRPEPEFIDAGENLIVHREPSEATFYDPCSIAAAPHPAIRPKRPEDWAIEPDDRSHITRQMRNTTYTVASLLVSKHPLRDRGWDHVCHTPKYRHGAHTMPVDTDYMAALFGPFGDIYRRDKRMPHAGEMYVDINPVDAKTMGIRDGDYVWVDGDPNELPFRGWSDPKRREEYKVARLLVRARYYPGTPKGITRMWFNASMATPGSVKAHETRPDGLAKNAETQYQALFRYGGHQSLTRVWLKPTHQSHTLISRKSWTHEITNGFNVDVHCVTSAPRESLAKFTKAEDGGFGGKGLWRPVTLGLRPSNESNAMKQYLRGGFVTITKA; encoded by the coding sequence ATGACACGCAGGCTTTCGCGACGCGATTTTCTCAAGCTGGCCGGCATGGCCGGACTTGGCACGGCGCTTACCCAAGAGGATCTATTTGCGCAGTACCGTTATCTCGCTCCGGTGTCGGTGGCCAATCCTTTAGCCGCGTATCCGAACCGCGACTGGGAACAGATCTACCGCAATATCTTCCGTACCGACAAGAGCTTTGTCTTCCTCTGTTGTCCCAACGACACGCATAATTGCCTGCTCAACGCCTTTGTAAAGAACAATGTGATGGTGCGAATCGAACCCACCTACGGCTACGGCAAGGCGACCGATCTCAATGGGAACAAGTCCAGTCATCGCTGGGATCCGCGTTGCTGTCAGAAGGGCCTGGTGTTGCACCGTCGGCTGTACGGCGATCGCCGCGTCGATGGGGCCTACATCCGGCGCGGGTTTAAGGAGTGGGTGGATAAGGGGTTCCCGCGCGATCCGACGACCGGAGCTGCGCCAAGAGATCTGATGCAGCGCGGCTGGGATCAGTGGTTCCAGGTCTCGCACGAAGAGGCTTACGCATACCACGCCAAGGCCCTGCACAACATCGCCAAGACCTACTCCGGCGAGCAGGGCAAGGCGTATCTGCTGGCCCAGGGGTACGATCCGGACATGGTTGAGCAAGCAGGGGGAGTCGGAACCCGCGTTATGAAATTTCGAGGAGGAATGGCGAAGCAGGGGGCCGTACGGATCTTCGGGGCATTCCGAATGGGGAACAGTATGGCGCTCCTGGACCACCACATCCGGGGCGTCGCTCCAGAAGAGGCTAAGGGGGCCGGCGCATGGGATTCCTATTCGTTTCATACCGACCTGCCGCCGGGACATCCGATGGTCACCGGCGATCAGACGAATGACTTCGAGCTGTTTGACGTCGAAAACGCCAAATTGGTCGTGATATGGGGCATGAACTGGATCACCACGAAGATGCCGGACAGCCACTGGATGACGGAGGCCAGGCTCAAAGGCGCAAAAATTGCGACTGTGACCGTCGAGTACTCCGCTACCGCGAGCAAATGCGACGAGGTCGTGGTTATTCGACCGGGCACCGATCCGGCGTTCGCGTTAGGTCTTGCCCAGGTGTTGATCGCTGAGAAGCGCTACGACGCCGACTTCGTCAAGCGGTTCACCGATCTGCCCACACTGGTACGGATGGATACGCTGCAGCGCCTCCAGGCCAAGGACCTTTTCCCTAATTATCAGGAGAAGAGCTGGCAGAACTGGACCCAGGTGATCCCCAAGGGGAAAACCGCCCTACCCACCCCGCAACAAAACGGCATACAGGTTCCGGAGTATCTGACGCCCGAGTTGGCCGATTTTGTCATGTGGGATGCGCGCACGAATCGCCCGGTGGCCGTGGGCCACGATGACCTTGGCGCGCACTTCACCACGCTAGGGATCGATCCGGCCCTGACGGGACACTTCGACGTGACGCTCGCGGACGGTACGAAGATCGTGGCCAGACCGGTCTTTGATCTGATCCAGGAGTACCTCAATGTCAATATGACCCCGGATTTGTGCAGCCGGCTCACCTGGGCGCCGAAAGACGCGATCCTGACGTTAGCGCGTGAGATCGCCGCCAGCGGCGGGAAGACCCTTATCGCCTGCGGCATGGGGCCGAATCAGTTCTGGAATAACGATAACAAGGATCGGGCCATCTTCCTGGTCCTTGCGCTGGCGGGCAGTCTGGGTCGCCATGGGGGGAATATCGGCAGCTTCTCTGGCAACTACAAGAATACCCTCTTTTCCGGGATCGGCCGCTGGACGCTAGAGAATCCGTTCCAGCCCCAACTGGATCCCACCGGTCCGATCACCACCCGCTCCTACCTTCGGCCTGAATCGATGCACTACTGGGCCAACGGCGAGCGTATTATGAAGGCCGGCAACAAAAAGATTACAACGGGCGCCCATCTCCCGACGCCCACCAAGGCCGTCTGGCAGGTCAACTCTAACTCCAGCCTGGGGAATCAAAAAGGCTTTTACGACGTGGTGTTCAACACCTTGCCGCGTGCGGAGCTGGTGGTCTACAACGACTGGTGGTGGACGGCCTCGTGCGAGTTCAGCGATATTGTCTACGGCGTGGATTCGTGGATGGAATTCAAGTATCCCGACATGACCGCCTCCAACACGAATCCGTTTCTCCAGGTGTATCCGCGCACGCCGGCTCGCCGCGTGTTCGCGACCGTGTCCGACAACGAGACGTACCTGGGGGTGGCGCGCGAGTTGGGTAAACTCACCGGCGATCCCCGCTTCGAGCAGATGTGGCACTTTATCGCCTCGAACCACGTCGAGATCTACCTGCAGCGCATTATCGACGGGTCTGCGCCGCTGAAAGGGTATCGCATTGAGGAGCTGGAGGAGCTGGCAAAGGTCGGGATTCCGGCCTTGATGAATACGCGGACCTACCCTCGCATCAACAGCTTTGAGCAGGTACAGGAATCCAAGCCCTGGTATACCAAAACGGGACGCCTGGAATTCTACCGCCCCGAGCCCGAATTTATCGACGCGGGCGAAAACCTGATCGTACATCGCGAGCCGTCTGAGGCCACCTTCTATGATCCGTGCAGCATCGCGGCAGCCCCTCACCCGGCCATTCGACCGAAGCGGCCAGAGGATTGGGCCATCGAGCCGGACGATCGCAGCCACATCACCCGGCAGATGCGCAATACGACCTATACCGTCGCAAGCCTGCTCGTCTCCAAACACCCGCTGAGGGATCGGGGTTGGGACCATGTGTGCCATACGCCCAAGTACCGCCACGGGGCCCACACCATGCCGGTCGATACCGATTACATGGCCGCGCTCTTTGGACCGTTCGGCGATATCTACCGGCGTGACAAACGGATGCCGCATGCCGGCGAGATGTATGTGGACATCAATCCTGTTGACGCGAAGACCATGGGCATTCGGGATGGCGACTATGTGTGGGTCGATGGCGATCCGAATGAGCTGCCATTTCGCGGCTGGAGCGACCCCAAGCGACGGGAAGAATACAAGGTGGCCCGCCTGTTGGTGCGCGCACGGTACTATCCGGGGACCCCGAAGGGCATCACGCGTATGTGGTTCAATGCCTCTATGGCAACGCCAGGTTCGGTCAAAGCGCACGAAACGCGACCCGACGGTCTCGCAAAGAATGCCGAAACCCAATATCAGGCGCTGTTTCGGTACGGCGGCCATCAGAGCCTCACGAGGGTGTGGCTCAAACCCACGCATCAGAGTCACACGCTGATTTCTCGTAAGTCGTGGACCCACGAAATCACCAACGGGTTCAACGTGGACGTGCATTGCGTGACCAGCGCTCCGAGAGAGTCGCTCGCAAAATTTACCAAGGCCGAGGACGGGGGGTTTGGCGGCAAGGGGTTGTGGCGGCCGGTGACGCTGGGACTGCGGCCGAGCAATGAGAGCAATGCAATGAAACAGTACCTGAGAGGCGGGTTTGTCACAATAACTAAAGCGTAA
- the narH_1 gene encoding nitrate reductase A subunit beta — MPKVYNWQLGREMEYPYEGVRPLKQFAMIMDTNKCIACQTCTVACKTTWTPGRGQEYMFWNNVETKPYGSYPLGWDVRILEKLGVQDMRAFPYQGRTLFDAAPSGERILGYLPDDLDYASPNVGEDDCSDNISQGAFLQMPHMQWMYYLPRICNHCTYPACLAACPRMSIYKRQEDGLVLLDQYRCRGYRECVRACPYKKVYFNAMTRVSEKCIGCYPTIENGRQTQCAITCIGKIRLQGFISPPNKVKEDNPLDYLIHVAKVARPLYPQFGLEPNVYYIPPVHVPPAFLYQMFGWGVEEAITTYRSAFENPKLLGALLLFGSAPEIIHQYKVEGGHAIGYDEKGTEVARVPMNEPIHIRAAYDERFQTFRTNIS; from the coding sequence ATGCCGAAGGTCTACAACTGGCAGCTTGGTCGTGAGATGGAGTATCCGTATGAGGGGGTACGGCCCCTGAAGCAGTTCGCCATGATCATGGATACCAACAAGTGTATCGCATGCCAGACATGCACGGTAGCGTGCAAGACCACCTGGACCCCTGGACGGGGGCAGGAGTACATGTTCTGGAACAATGTGGAGACCAAGCCGTACGGTTCCTACCCGCTGGGATGGGATGTTCGCATTCTCGAGAAGTTGGGCGTACAGGATATGCGGGCGTTTCCCTACCAGGGGCGGACCCTGTTCGACGCTGCGCCCAGCGGGGAAAGGATTCTCGGGTATCTCCCTGATGACCTGGATTATGCCAGCCCTAACGTCGGCGAGGACGACTGTTCCGACAACATATCGCAGGGCGCCTTCCTGCAAATGCCCCACATGCAGTGGATGTACTACCTGCCGCGCATCTGCAACCATTGCACCTATCCGGCCTGCCTGGCCGCCTGTCCTCGCATGTCGATCTACAAGCGCCAGGAGGATGGGCTCGTGCTGCTCGACCAGTATCGCTGCCGGGGCTACCGGGAGTGTGTGAGGGCCTGTCCGTACAAGAAGGTCTATTTCAATGCCATGACCCGCGTCTCGGAGAAGTGCATCGGCTGTTATCCGACCATCGAAAACGGACGACAGACCCAATGCGCTATCACCTGTATCGGGAAGATCCGCCTGCAGGGATTTATCTCGCCTCCCAACAAGGTAAAAGAAGACAATCCTCTGGATTACCTGATCCATGTGGCGAAGGTTGCCAGGCCGCTGTATCCGCAGTTCGGTCTGGAGCCGAATGTTTATTACATCCCACCGGTGCATGTGCCCCCCGCTTTTCTTTATCAGATGTTCGGCTGGGGCGTAGAGGAAGCCATCACCACCTACCGCAGCGCCTTCGAAAACCCGAAGCTGCTGGGCGCGCTCCTGCTCTTTGGGAGTGCCCCGGAGATTATCCATCAGTATAAGGTCGAGGGCGGCCACGCGATCGGCTATGACGAGAAGGGAACCGAGGTCGCACGCGTACCGATGAATGAACCCATTCATATCCGAGCGGCTTACGACGAACGGTTTCAGACCTTTCGCACAAATATCTCGTGA
- the clrC gene encoding Chlorate reductase subunit gamma precursor encodes MSRRSCLRWVAVAVLVMGLMLAARVSDAEPLRAIRVKDRGHLADPQAAFWKQAPAVKVTLLPQMIAFPAQPNVSVTSLSVKAAHNEQWLAILLEWKDLTKNDRIVLDKFGDQAAVELPIHFSKEAMSSPMMGNPGGRVTIWQWRAAFQHDTDKGEPTVRDLYPNAVVDIYPDQVLKAIDARPYTGALGLDNPTSRHKQSPVLDQMAEGWGTMTVHTDQKADGKGVWRDGAWRVVITHPLVGVSENQPRLSPGDDTVIAFAVWDGGNREVGARKAWSNWIPFRLAR; translated from the coding sequence ATGAGCAGACGTTCTTGCCTCAGATGGGTGGCCGTCGCCGTCCTGGTCATGGGCCTCATGCTGGCAGCCCGGGTCTCAGACGCGGAACCGTTGCGAGCGATCCGGGTCAAGGATCGCGGGCATCTGGCGGATCCGCAGGCGGCGTTCTGGAAGCAGGCGCCGGCGGTCAAAGTGACTCTGCTTCCACAGATGATCGCCTTCCCCGCGCAACCCAATGTGTCCGTCACATCGCTCAGCGTGAAGGCTGCCCATAACGAACAATGGCTCGCCATCCTATTGGAATGGAAGGATCTCACAAAGAATGACCGGATTGTCTTGGATAAGTTCGGGGATCAGGCGGCAGTTGAACTACCGATCCACTTCAGTAAAGAAGCCATGTCCAGTCCAATGATGGGGAACCCTGGAGGAAGGGTCACCATCTGGCAATGGCGGGCAGCGTTCCAACATGATACCGATAAGGGCGAACCAACCGTACGGGACCTGTACCCCAATGCCGTCGTGGATATCTACCCGGACCAGGTGCTGAAAGCGATCGACGCCAGACCGTATACGGGCGCTCTGGGCCTTGATAATCCCACCTCTCGCCATAAACAATCACCCGTTCTCGATCAAATGGCGGAGGGTTGGGGTACCATGACCGTTCACACCGACCAGAAGGCGGACGGCAAGGGTGTCTGGAGAGACGGCGCCTGGCGGGTCGTCATCACTCATCCGTTGGTCGGTGTGAGTGAAAACCAACCTCGTCTTTCGCCAGGCGACGACACCGTCATCGCTTTTGCCGTGTGGGATGGCGGTAACCGGGAGGTCGGGGCACGCAAGGCATGGTCCAACTGGATCCCGTTCAGATTGGCCAGGTAG
- the clrD gene encoding Chlorate reductase assembly chaperone protein, which produces MTETEYAAAQQVSAALVRGAVFQSLALGFAYPSSDVFIQLKARWSALLNDSRSWPGDLRQPFQRTNSLLLSADRETLESEHVRLFGPAARCPLHETAYGDGGRLLGRSASLADIAGFYLAFELHPAPGDPHREDHIGLELEFMSLLALKEAYAIAEGWQEALEITRTTQRRFLQDHLGTWIDAFTAQLKLCEPHPFYAALGESLCAWVHSETMRLDASPIPVGALMTDPLMGEDSLQCPYAPSDP; this is translated from the coding sequence ATGACGGAGACTGAGTATGCTGCAGCACAACAGGTGTCGGCTGCGTTGGTTCGCGGCGCCGTCTTTCAGTCGTTGGCCTTGGGATTTGCGTACCCCTCCAGCGACGTCTTCATACAACTAAAGGCGCGGTGGAGCGCGCTGCTGAATGATTCGCGCTCATGGCCCGGAGATTTGAGGCAGCCCTTTCAGCGTACTAACAGTCTCCTCCTCAGTGCAGATAGGGAGACGCTCGAATCCGAGCATGTCCGACTCTTCGGTCCTGCGGCCCGCTGCCCACTGCACGAGACCGCCTACGGCGATGGCGGGCGTCTCCTGGGCCGATCGGCGAGCCTCGCCGATATCGCCGGCTTCTATCTGGCGTTCGAATTGCACCCCGCTCCTGGCGACCCTCATCGCGAGGACCATATCGGCCTCGAACTTGAGTTCATGAGTCTCCTGGCCTTAAAAGAGGCATACGCGATAGCTGAGGGGTGGCAAGAAGCCCTGGAGATCACCCGCACGACTCAACGGCGGTTTCTTCAGGACCACTTGGGGACGTGGATCGACGCATTCACCGCACAGTTGAAGCTGTGCGAGCCTCATCCCTTCTACGCCGCGCTGGGCGAATCACTGTGCGCGTGGGTGCACAGCGAAACGATGCGTCTCGATGCGTCGCCGATACCGGTCGGCGCACTGATGACCGACCCACTGATGGGAGAAGATTCCCTGCAGTGCCCATACGCTCCCAGCGATCCATAG
- the mphP_1 gene encoding Phenol hydroxylase P5 protein, whose amino-acid sequence MTRKRKVRFEPLGITIECEATEPILQYALRQGLRLVDYRCADGECGGCRAQVRSGQ is encoded by the coding sequence ATGACGAGGAAGCGCAAGGTTCGGTTTGAACCGCTGGGCATTACCATCGAGTGTGAGGCGACCGAGCCGATCCTGCAGTACGCCCTGCGGCAGGGCCTGCGCCTGGTCGACTACCGCTGCGCCGATGGCGAGTGTGGGGGATGTCGGGCCCAGGTGCGCTCCGGCCAG